One window from the genome of Emys orbicularis isolate rEmyOrb1 chromosome 10, rEmyOrb1.hap1, whole genome shotgun sequence encodes:
- the LOC135885166 gene encoding C2 calcium-dependent domain-containing protein 4C-like: protein MWFLEKMKASPGNSNPLSPSFLGLQPGQMVPEKARVGAATFSNILTPDRIPEFCIPPRLTISSPHDRCLAEPSLHPPGTADCGPNPFLPHLIQIESAEEISALEEDCSNSDPQSQAALSLPHFPKAQTSYGFCTLLESPHTRRKESIFHNDTCSSSLSSLMLPRSRANTYAGRGAASSPIAISSASARVLSKHPLLPRQGAGDSDTTSSTDSSPFSSPLLSRSPPRSCPLFKARSQEGLLGRALRARNKSSMVRNNSLSTDESSSNDNSPNATRRSSEGLVESFRTRSFHLSHSAIFPLDLTCGRERLVGESTVLLDRGGLLRLSAEYCSDNRRLRLRLISAEGLYDASVEPKSINCCITFSLVPGKIQKQRSTVIKRSRNPIFNEDFFFDGIAEDDLYSFSVRMKATNKGCSLKRDSVLGESELSLVNLLSI from the coding sequence ATGTGGTTCTTGGAGAAGATGAAAGCATCACCTGGAAACAGCAACCCACTGAGTCCTTccttcctggggctgcagcctggtcaGATGGTGCCAGAGAAAGCCCGGGTCGGGGCAGCTACTTTTTCCAACATTTTAACCCCAGACAGGATCCCAGAGTTCTGCATCCCACCCAGACTGACCATTTCCTCTCCGCACGACCGCTGCCTGGCAGAGCCCAGTCTACATCCTCCTGGCACGGCCGATTGTGGCCCCAACCCATTCTTGCCGCATCTCATCCAGATAGAAAGTGCCGAGGAGATTTCAGCCCTGGAGGAGGACTGCTCCAACTCAGACCCACAGTCACAGGCagcgctgtccctgccccacttCCCCAAAGCCCAGACCTCCTATGGCTTCTGCACCTTGCTGGAGAGTCCCCACACCAGGAGGAAGGAGTCCATCTTTCACAATGACACATGCAGCAGCTCTCTATCCAGCTTGATGCTGCCTCGATCCAGAGCCAATACCTACGCTGGCAGAGGGGCAGCTTCCAGCCCCATTGCCATTAGCTCTGCCTCTGCCAGAGTGCTTTCTAAGCATCCGCTCCTGCCCAGGCAAGGCGCTGGGGACAGTGATACTACCTCTTCCACGGACTCGTCTCCTTTCAGCTCCCCACTGCTGAGTAGATCTCCTCCCAGATCCTGCCCATTGTTCAAAGCTCGGAGCCAAGAGGGACTGCTTGGCAGGGCACTGAGAGCAAGGAACAAATCCAGCATGGTAAGGAACAACTCCTTATCGACAGATGAGAGCAGCTCCAATGATAACAGCCCCAATGCCACCAGGAGGTCTTCAGAGGGGCTAGTTGAGTCCTTCCGTACGCGGAGCTTTCACCTGTCACATTCCGCTATCTTCCCACTGGACCTTACCTGTGGCCGAGAGAGGCTTGTTGGGGAGAGCACAGTGCTACTGGACAGAGGAGGATTGTTGAGACTGTCAGCCGAGTATTGTTCAGACAACAGAAGGCTGAGACTCCGTCTAATCAGTGCAGAGGGTTTATATGATGCATCTGTGGAGCCTAAAAGTATAAACTGCTGCATCACCTTCTCCCTTGTGCCAGGGAAAATTCAGAAGCAGAGAAGCACTGTTATAAAAAGAAGCAGAAACCCCATCTTTAATGAGGATTTTTTCTTTGATGGTATTGCAGAAGATGATCTGTACAGCTTTTCGGTGAGGATGAAAGCTACAAATAAAGGGTGTAGCTTGAAAAGAGACAGTGTGTTAGGTGAAAGTGAACTGAGTTTAGTGAATCTTTTATCCATCTAA